GTCTGGCAAGTAGGGCAAACTCCGTAGAGTTCAAGAACGTGGTGGGTCAATTGGAAGCCGAATTGCTTTGCTACTTTTTCTTGCAACGTTTCAATTGTTTTGTTTTCGAATTCACAGATCTTGCCGCAGCGGACACAGGTTAAGTGGTCATGGTGACTCTTAGAATTGAGCTCATAACGAGCTGGAAGGCCGCCCATGCGAACTTCCGAAACGAAATTACCCTCAGTCAACGTGCGCAAAAAGCGATAAACCGTCGCGAAACCGATTTCGGGGTGATCCGTGTTTACTTTTTCAAACAACTCTTGCGCGGTGACATGGCGACGGCCTTCATGGAGGGCACCTAAAATCGCCAAGCGTTGGGTGGTCACTTTCAGATTCAGCGCGCGAATGATCTTCTTCAACTCCACATCGGTAAACTCTTCGCGATGGATAATGATGTCTTCATCTTGTTGGCGCGGCAGCAATGGGACTGAATCTCGGTTCATACTCACCTCTTACTGTAAGGATATAGGCATAGCTAAAGCCAAAGTCCAAATAATTAAGAATCATTATCAATTGTACAAGGTTGTTGAGAACCAACTGACATTTAACAAGCCCCTGATTTTAAACAAATTTAAGTCTATTTTCTTATCAAAAAGCCCGGCAAACCCTAATCTCAGCCCACAAGTCCAAGGAGAGTTCTATGTTAAAGCTGATGTCTTTTTTGGTTGTTTTGGCTTTTGCCACTGCGGTTGTTGCCGATGCAGAGGTTCCATTGCCAGGCCCTGGCGCTCCGCCGACGGATCCGGCCCCTCCCCAACCGACACCTCCCGTGGTCCCGACTCCAACCCCTCCGCCTTATGATCCAAACCCAACGCCATATCCAACTCCAACTCCGTACGACCCGAATCCGACGCCGTACCCAACGCCATATCCAACTCCATACCCAGGCAACCCTGGAACGGATACGACTTATCAATTAGGCACTGGCAGCGTTGGCCGCTTTAAAGAGCGTACGTTCACGTTTACTCCGCCAACAGGTCTACGCAATATCCGCGCACTGAGAGTGACTTGCACAAATGAGAAAATCAAAATCAAGAGCGTCACTGTGAAGTTCAAGTCTGGTCAGACGCAGACCCAATCCATCTTAGAAGGTCTGTATCGCACCGGCGAGTCCCGCATCAGCTACATGTATAGCAACACGGTGACCTCCGTGACGGTGGTCGCGAGTTCGTCATCGGTCTTCCGCACGAATGGCACATTCCAATTGGATGCCGCAGCGTCGCGGGTGAATGCTAAGGGTGAAGTTGGTGAAGACGACGGGCCTGAGCAGCAGCAACAGTTCCAGTTCTTCGAAGGAGATAATGGGGCTTTCTAAATAAGTAACGCCAAAAATAAAAATCCCCGGTCGTTTTTGCGCCGGGGATTTTTTTTATTTTCAGATTCAGATAACGACTACGGGCAACGTTGCAAGCGGTTGATCAACTCGTTGATCTGGATGCGAGCATCGTTATTTCTGCCCATGTACACAGAACGATCGATGTTCTGAAGTTGCATGATAGTTTGACCTGCTGAACATGCACCGTAACCTGGAGGTGGTGGCGGAGGTGGAACTGGAGAAGCTGCACGACCCGCAGTGCTCAAGCACTGAGTTTTCGTCGAATCAAAAGAGGCCTTTCTGCAGTTATCGATCTCGTAAGCTTCGTAAGACTTATTGCCGATCACTTTCACACACTCGATTTTACCAGAGTCGAAAGACATACCTTTACAAAGATCGATCGCGCCTTGTTCAAAGTAGTCATACTTTGCAAGCTCAGAAATACACTGATTGCGAGTGCTATCAAAGCTCATACTCGTGCAGATTTCAGAAGCTTCCTGGCGGCCAGCCGCTTGAGCCATCAAACCAGTCATTGTCATCAAGGCGATAAGAATCATTTGTTTCATGTTCCATCCTTAAGGTTAGTTGTGTAATTAAGATGGAACGGTTTTAACAAAATTTACGATCAATTTCCGGAGAAAACCTCGCAATGGAAGAAACTGCAGACTCGTCTAAACTTTAAACACCCCGCTCAAGGCGCACCAGGTAGCAGTCTTTTCTGCCGAATTACTTCCTAGTCTCGACTGTTTAGTGTGCTCCTCCTACGCTCAAAAACAGGAGGACAACAAATGACTAAAAAAATTTTCGCAATCGCATTAACAATCGCTTTCTGTTCGGGCGCACTGAGCGCTGAGAAGAAACGCGGCACGGCCAGCAAAACAGATCCTATCAAAGGGCTCAATTGCAGCCTTGAGTATAAGGCAAGTAACTCCATGCTTTTTGCTAAGGCCAGCGGTGACTCCGGCAATTGGATTTTAGGCGATAAATCCAAAGCCACACTCACCGACTCGACGAAGGGATCCGTTGTCACGATTGAAGCTCTCGAAGCCAAGAAAAAGGATTTCTTCAGACTGAAAATCACTCAAAAGAATCACGATGTCGTGAATGCGATTTCTGAATGGAGTGGCATGCAAATCACGATTCCCGTCAACATCAAGGACAACGAAGTAGAAGACCCGGTGACTTTTGATCAAATGCGCGTGACCTGCGAACCGACTTATCTAGCCGGCTAAGCAGAAATAAAAAAAGCCTTGGGAGACCAAGGCTTTTTTGTTCTTTGGTTTTTTAACGACTACTCTACACAATCATAAGTCAGATCGATCTGCGTGCCTTCAATAAGGTCTGTATTAAATCTGAGAATATTTCTGTCTAACTGATAATCCGTGGTGACCTGATGATCAACCACCACTTTGAGCGTGTGCTCTACCGGCTCGCACTGAAGGGTCAGCTGGCGAAGAGAGTTCACGATCTTATCCTTAAAGGTATTGAGGTTCGCACTGTAATCGGTATCACAAATGCTGCCAATGCCCCCATCGGTAAGTGCTGACATCGCGGCATAGACTTTCCCTGGGTGACTTGGTGAGGTGTCCGCATCCTGTTTCTTTTCACAGGCGATATCGCCTGGCTTTACGATGATCGAGTTAAAGGTAAAACGCACGCTCTTACCGAAAGAATCTTGGGCTTGCAAAAGCAAGTTTGACGGAATGTCTTCTTTCTCGAGGGCCTGATAGCTGCCGGGCGCATCGTTATGCTTCAGCAAAGACTTATCGCCGCCCACGGATCTTTCATCTTCGTCAGAAATCGCAATCACCGAGATTGCAGCGCCGGGACGATAACAAGGACCCGCGTTTTCAAAACTGACATAAGCAGCTTTAATCGCACGTTCATCGCCAGATTCCCCGCCACCAATCGTGATCGAATTGATCGTTGAAGTGAAAATGCCAGGAAGACCCGCACTGCCCTTTTTCAAAAGGTACTTAGGAGTTCCCGCGGCTGGGGAATAGTTTTTCCAGTTTAAGTACTTGCCAAAATTTGAAGCCCGCGTCGTGGTCACGCACATTTGCCAGTCAATTTGGCTGGCCTCAAGGAAGCTCACAAAAGTTGTTAATCTTGCAGAAAGCTTTTTCAACTCCGGCATCATCGAGTTGGAATCATCCAGCACCAGCAAGAAATCGACTTCTTTGTTGCCCGCAGCAACAGTTTCGCTCGAGTTCACTACTTTGTTGGAGGGGGCCGAGAAGGTGGAGTCTCCTCCCACAGTGCCGATGCGGTCTAAGCGCGCATTATGGCAGGACATGATATTGATCGCAGAAGCACAAATCACAAGGTTCACGAAAGAACGGTGGTGTGTTTTCATAGCCCTCTCTTTTATTTAATTCTAAGAGAGTTCCCCGAATGAAAACAGCGGCAGATGGGCGCCTTCGCGAAGTTTGAACCTAGGTCTTGAGAAAGTCGAGTCGCACCCGTCCGCACTCAGAAAACGACCTCGGCTTTTACCGAGGTTCCGAACGGTGCTCCCCAAAATAAAAAAGCCGGCTCGGGGCTTGATCTAATTCATAGGTATAACTCATGCGGCTCTCTGTTTGGCCATCATCATCGCTATTGGCAATAATCAAAGTGCATAGCGGCCGTCGCCATTGCTACTGTTGAAAAGAGACTTAAAATAAGTGTCATAGCGATTTTCATAAATTCTCCTTAAATATTTTTAAAATCTAAAACTATCCAGCCGTGTTCGAGATCGGGCCTGAAAAGTCCGCATCGTCCGGCATGCTATCTTTTTTCTTACTTTGAAACTCGATTCGGTAGTCACGAATCACGTGTTCGTAGTATTCACTACCGTCCTCTGTGATTTTCTTTTTACGACCGTTTTTATCCTTCAACGGCTGCAGAATACTCACGTAAATCCCGTTGTCCTCGCCACCGTTATCAGACGCCGCAGACATGACGTGTCCTTTTGCTGGCAGCAAAAATATTTTTCTTTGGCCCTTGTATTCAACCACCAAACGAATGCGCTCCTCGTCGGCATTATAATGCCACGACATCGGACCATAGTTCTCAATGGTTACATGGGCATCCAAAAGATATTCTTTATCCGTCGCAAAATTCACCGTGTAAGGGCCTTCGACCTCCATCACATTCTTACCATATCCAAAGCCTCTTAAGAGATCCGTCGAAAGAGCATAGCTAGAGTCGTCAGCACCAAACACACCGAGATACTCATGTAGAACCAATCTTGGCTTTTCAGCCTCTTTTGCATTCCCCCAGGCCGTGCGACTAAAGAGGATGCGCTTTTCTGCCGGATAATTAATCGCATCCTTTGGCATCCCCTTCAATGATAACAGCTGGTTCGTCGACTCGACTTTAGTGGCTTTCACCACTTCTTTCAGCTTGGCTAAGTCGACTTTTCCATCGGCCGTGTACTGTAAGTAGTCCAAAATATCGCTTGCGACAGACACGAACTCAATGGCGTAAGTGTCGCCACCGTTACCGACGATTTTGACTGCGAATGCAGAACTTGTTGTCATCAAAAAAGTAGCTAAAATTAGGAAAGCTCTCATGGCTTTTCTCCTTCGAAAATTGGCATAAATTGTAAATTAAGGGCGTAAACGGAATCCTTGCTCTGACTGCGTCCAGACAGAGCGGCGGCTTCCTTCTGGAAACGGCGGATCAGCTGCTTGAACTCAGGTACCAGGTCTTTGTCGACGGCGAAGACCATAGAGCCGAGCTCACGCTTTTCCACGGGAACTTCTTCAATCCGGCTTTCCACGACACCCATCATCTGACGATGATAATCGCGGATCGCGCGCGAGCTGATATCTTGCGGAGTTTCAAAGTCCTTCTGAGTTTGCACCCAGCGCTCATTCGAAGAATCCAATAATTCTAGGCGCTCCAGACGTTGCACGGCTTCGGTCACTTGCGTGACTTCCACTCCGAGAGCTTTTGCAATCCACTCGAGGTTGGATTCAAAGCCCTGCACTTCTGTGAGCTCCAGAATCGCGAGATGATACCAATCGCGAATCAGATTGAATTTTTCCATGTTCACTTGCGAGAACACGTTATCCAGTAATTTCTTTAGTTTTGCTTGAGCCATCTCGCGCGACAAAGCATCCCGCGCATGGCTTGCTTCCGCGGAGCAAACAAAGAGCTCCACCTCGATCGGACTTAAGCGCAGCTTGCGCGCGATCTCGCCGGCTTTCTTGCCCGAGATCCCACAGTCGCCGGTGAGGTATTGCGAAAGCTTGGAAGACGGCAGCTCCAAGTCGCGAGCGTAAGCCCGCAGACTATAAGATGAATTGCGCTGTTTGCGGCGCTCAAACTCATCTTTGAGGTATTTCTGGTAAA
The sequence above is drawn from the Bdellovibrionales bacterium genome and encodes:
- a CDS encoding transcriptional repressor: MNRDSVPLLPRQQDEDIIIHREEFTDVELKKIIRALNLKVTTQRLAILGALHEGRRHVTAQELFEKVNTDHPEIGFATVYRFLRTLTEGNFVSEVRMGGLPARYELNSKSHHDHLTCVRCGKICEFENKTIETLQEKVAKQFGFQLTHHVLELYGVCPTCQTAKTAK
- a CDS encoding DUF4423 domain-containing protein; protein product: MEAKQIYQKYLKDEFERRKQRNSSYSLRAYARDLELPSSKLSQYLTGDCGISGKKAGEIARKLRLSPIEVELFVCSAEASHARDALSREMAQAKLKKLLDNVFSQVNMEKFNLIRDWYHLAILELTEVQGFESNLEWIAKALGVEVTQVTEAVQRLERLELLDSSNERWVQTQKDFETPQDISSRAIRDYHRQMMGVVESRIEEVPVEKRELGSMVFAVDKDLVPEFKQLIRRFQKEAAALSGRSQSKDSVYALNLQFMPIFEGEKP